A segment of the Alphaproteobacteria bacterium genome:
CCGCACAAGATCCTGACCGGGCGGCGCGACCGCATCCGCACCCTGCGCCAGGGCGGCGGGCTGTCCGGCTTCACCCGGCGGACGGAAAGCCCCTACGACCCCTTCGGCGCCGCCCACAGCTCGACCTAGATCTCGGCCGGCCTCGGTTTTGCCGTCGCCCGCGACCTGCGCGGCGGGCGCAACCGGGTGATCGCGGTGATCGGCGACGGCGCGATGAGCGCCGGCATGGCCTATGAGGCGATGAACAACGCCGGCGCGCTCGACACCGGGCTGATCGTGGTGCTGAACGACAACGACATGTCGATCGCCCCGCCGGTCGGCGCGATGAGCAGCTATCTGTCGCGGCTGATCTCGTCGAACCCGTATCGCACGCTTCGCGACATCGCCAAGCGCATGGCGCGGCGCTTCCCGGAGCCGTTCGAGAAAGCGGCGGCGCGGGCGGAGGAGTTCGCCCGCGGCTTCATCGCCGGCGGCACCCTGTTCGAGGAACTGGGCTTCTACTACATCGGCCCGGTCGACGGGCACGACCTCGACCACCTGCTGTCGGTGTTCGGAAATCTGAAAGAGTCGGCTCAACGCCGACCGGTGCTGGTGCATGTCGTCACCCAGAAGGGCAAGGGCTATGCCCCGGCGGAGGAAAGCGACGACAAGTATCACGGCGTCGCCCGTTTCGACGTGGTCACCGGCGCCCAGGTCAAGGCCAAGCCGAACGCGCCGAGCTACACCTCCGTCTTCGCCCGCGAGCTGATCGCCCAGGCCGAACGGGACGAATCCATCGTTGCCGTCACCGCGGCGATGCCGTCGGGCACCGGCCTCAATCTGTTCGCCGAGCGCTTCCCGAAGCGCACCTTCGACGTCGGGATTGCCGAGCAGCATGCGGTGACCTTCGCCGCCGGCCTCGCCTGCGCCGGGCTGAAGCCGGTGGTGGCGATCTATTCCACCTTCCTGCAGCGCGCCTACGACCAGATCGTCCACGACGTGGCGATCCAGCGTCTGCCGGTGCGCTTCGCCATCGACCGCGCCGGCCTGGTCGGCGCCGACGGCGCCACCCACTGCGGCGCCTACGACATCGCCTATCTCGGCTGCCTGCCCGATTTCGTGCTGATGGCCGCGGCGGACGAGGCCGAGCTGAAGCACATGGTCGCGACCATGATCGCGATCGACGACCGGCCGAGCGCGGTGCGCTTCCCGCGCGGCGAAGGCGTCGGCGTGGACATGCCCGACCTCGGCGGCGTGCTGGAGATCGGCAGGGGACGGGTGGTGCGCGAGGGCGCCGGCGTCGCCCTGCTCAGCTACGGAACCTGCCTCGCCCGCTGCCTGGAGGCGGCCGACGGCCTCGCCCAGCACGGCCTGAAGCCCACGGTGGCCGACGCGCGTTTCGCCAAGCCGCTGGACGGTGCGCTGGTCGACCGGCTGGCGGCCGAGCACGACGTGCTGGTGACGGTGGAGGAAGGTGCGGCCGGCGGCTTCGGCGCCATCGTCGCCCACCACCTGGCCCGGGCCGGCCGGTTCGACCGCGGCCTCAGGTTCCGGCCGATGACCCTGCCGGACCGCCTCGTCGACCACGGCAAGCCGGCCGACCAGCTCGCCGAGGCCGGCCTCGACGCGCCGGCCATCGTCGCCACGGCGCTGTCGGCCCTGGGCCGCGACGAGGCGACGGCGGAACGCCCGGCGCGGGCGTGAGCGCCCTGCTCGTCCCTTCTTCCATCATTGCGAGGAGCGCGCCGACGCGGCAATCCACCGGGCGTCTCCGCTGTGGCGCCATCCTTCCGGATTGCCGCGCCGCCTGCGGCGGCTCGCAATGACGGGAAGGACCGTGGGGTTCGATCCGCGCCCTATTCCGCCCGGTCCGCCAGCGCCCTGAGAAAGAACACGGTCGACAGCGCGTCGCGGCGGGCCAGCTGGAGCAGGTCGGCGGCGGCGCTGTGGCCGCCCTCGGTATTCTCGTAATAGAGCACGTCGCGGCCCTGCTCTAGCAGCTTGGCGGCCATCTTGCGGGCGTGGCCGGGGTGCACGCGGTCGTCGCGGGTCGAGGTCCAGAAGAACAGCTTCGGCATCGGTCCGTCGACCGGGACGTTCTGATAGGGCGAGTAGCGGGCGATGAACGCGCGCTCCTCGGGAATGTCGGGGTCGCCGTATTCGCCGATCCACGAGGCGCCGGCCAACAGCTTGTGGTAGCGCAGCATGTCGAGCAGCGGCACCGCGCATACTGCGGCGCCGAACAGCGCCGGCCGCTGCGTCACCGCGGCGCCGACCAGCAGCCCGCCGTTGGAGCCGCCGTAGATGCCGAGCCGCCGCGGCCGCGTCAACCCGCTGGCGACCAGGTGCTCGGCAACGGCATAGAAGTCGTCGAAGGCGCGCTGGCGGTTGGCCTTCAGCGCGGCGTCGTGCCACGCGGGTCCGAATTCGCCGCCGCCGCGGATGTTGGCGATGGCATAGGCGCCGCCGCGCTCCAGCCACGCCTTCCGGTCCGGGCCGACATAGCCCGGCGTCAGCGAGACTTCGAAGCCGCCGTAGCCGTAGAGGATGGTCGGCACGTCCCCGTCCGGCCGGGCGTCCCTGGCGCGCAGCAGGAAGTATGGCACCTCGGTGCCGTCCGCGCTCGTCGCGATCCTCTGCTCGCTGACATAGGGCTCGGCGTCGATGTGGGCCGGCAGCCGCTTGATCGGCGCCGGTGCCGCCGCCCCGTCGGCCAGGTACAGCGTCGTCGGCGTCAGGAAATCCTCGTAGTTCAGCAGCGCGGTGTCGGTGTGGTCGTCGGCGCCGACCACGGCGACGCTGCCATGCTCCGGCAGTCCCAGCGGCTGCAACCGCCAGCCGTCGCCGTCCGGCTGCGCCACCGCGATGCGGCTCTTGACCAGGTCGAGCACCTGCACGAGCACACGGTCGCGGGTGGTCGCCATCCCCTGGATGGCGCCGCGCGGCGGCGGCGTCGCGATCAGCCGCACGGCCCGCGGCGCCGTTGCAGCCACCGTCGCGGCGATGTCGAGCGAGATCGCCGCGCCGGCCGGCAAGTGCGCGCCGTCGACGGCCCAGGGCGACCGCAGCAGCGCCAGCAGCCGGCCGGCGAAGACCCCGCGGAAGTCGATGTCGTCCGGCAGGGGCAGGGGGTCGCCTGCCCGTCGCGGTCGACGAGGAAGACCTGTTCGTGAAAGAAGTCCGGCCGGCGCAGGATGAAGGCATGGGTGCCGTCGGGGCGGTGCTCGACATGGCTGCCGAGCAGGGCGTCGGTCTCGGGCGCCTCGTAGACCAGCGGCGCATCCGCGATCGGCGTGCCGCGCCGCCACAGCCGCACCGTGCGCGGATACCCCGCCGTGTTGAGCGGTCCGCCGCCGTTGCCGGTCTGCACCAGCAGGGTGTCGGGATCGAGCCATGCGGCGCTCTGCTTCGCCTCGGGCAGCGCGAAACCGTCGTCGACGAAAGCCTTGGTCGCCAAGTCGAACTCGCGCATCACCACGGCGTCGCCGCCGCCACGGGACAGGAAGACGAGGCAGCGCGACCGGTCCGGCGGCAGGAACGCCCGTCCGGCATAGACCCAGTTCTCGCCCTCGGCCACGGCGAGCGCGTCGAGGTCGAGCACCACCTCCCATGCGGTCTTCGGCGCGCGGTAGCTGGCCAGGCTGGTCCGCCGCAGCAGCCCGCGCACGTGGTCGCGGTCGCGCCAGAACCCGTGCACCGTGCCGGCACGGGGCTGGCCGTAGGGGATGCGGTCGTCGGCGGTATGGATGGCGCGGGCGTCGGCATGGATGGGGGCAAAGCGCGGATCGCCCTCCAGGACCTTCAGGCTCTCCGCATTGCGGGCGCGCACCCACTCCAGCGCCCGCGCGCCCTCGATCTCCTCGAGCCAGAGATAGGGGTCGTCGGCGGGGGTGTCCTGCGGGGACTTTTCGTTCATGGCATTCGGGCTCCGTCGCTGCCGCGATCGCGTCGCCGGAAGGGGGCGGCGCACGACCCGTATCACGGCGCAGCGGCGGCGGGAGAATCCGATTCCACCCTGCCCGCAAAGTAGGCATAGTGCGGAGCCATGCCCACACCAGAGACCACCGTGCGGCCGGCCGTTGGCCGGGCCCAGATGCCTGCGCGTTCGCCGTGGCTCGTCGAGCTGCGGGCAACGGTGTGGCTTGCCGTGCCGCTGGTGCTGACCCAGCTGTCGCAGATCGCGATCCAGACCACCGATGTCGTGATGATGGGCTGGCTCGGCAAGGACGAGCTCGCCGCCGGCGCGCTGACCGGCCACACCTTCTACGCCTTCTTCCTGCTCGGGCTCGGCGTCTGCTCGGCGGTGGCGCCGCTCGCCGCCCAGGCGCTCGGCGCCAACCGGCGGCGGGACGTGCGCCGCTACACCCGCCAGGGCCTCTATGCCGCGCTGATCGTCTGTCTGCCGGTCTGGCTGATCCTGGCCTGGTTCGGGCCGATCGCCCGCCTGCTCGGCCAGGATCCGGTCATTGTCGCGCTGGGCCAGCCCTACATGGTGGCGCTGCTGGCGGCGCTGCCGCCGGCGCTGGGCTATGTCGTCCTGCGCTGCTTCTGCGCCGCGCTGAACCGGCCGACGCCGGCGCTGGTGGCGATGGCGGTCAGCATCCCGCTCAACGGCCTGCTCAATTACGGGCTGATGTTCGGCGAGTTCGGCCTGCCCGACCTCGGCCTGGTCGGCGCCGGCGTCAGCACCGTGATCACGGAGTGGCTGATGTTCGGCGGGCTGCTGCTCTATGTCGTCCGCGACCGCGGCTTCCGCCGCTACGGCATCCTGGTGCGCTGGTGGAAGGCCGACATGGTCCGGCTGCGCCAGGTGTTCGCCGTCGGCCTGCCGATCGGCGGCTCGATCCTGATGGAAGCGCTGATGTTCTCGGCCGCGGTCTACTTCATGGGGATCATCGGCGACGATGCCATCGCCGCCCACCAGATCGCGATCCAGTGCGCCGCGATCAGCTTCATGGTGCCGCTGGGCGTCGCCCAGGCGGCGGTGATCCGGGTCGGCCACGCGGCCGGCAGGCACGATCGCGCCGGCCTGCGCCGCGCCGGCTTCGTCGCCTATGGCGTCGCCTGCGGCTTCATGGCGGCGATGGCGATCCTGTTCCTCGCCATCCCGGAGATCCTCGCCGGCGCCTATCTCGACCGTGCCGATCCGGCCAACGCCGACGTGATCGCGCTGGCGGTCGGCTTCTTCGCCATCGCCGCCCTGTTCCAGGTGTTCGACGGTGCCCAGGTGATCGGCCAGCACGTGCTGCGCGGCCTCAAGGACACACGGGTGCCGATGGTGGTGGCCGGCATCGGCTACTGGCTGGTCGGCATGCCGGCTTCGGCGCTGCTCGCCTTCGGCCTCGGGCTGGAGGGCACCGGCGTCTGGCTGGGGCTGGCGGCCGGGCTCTCGGTGGTGGCCGCGATCCTGCTGCACCGCTTCAACCGCGAGACGCAGCCGGACCGCGTCGGTCGCTGGTTCGCGCGGGTCGACCACGGATGACCGCCGCCCGACGCCGTCGCGCCGACGTGGCCCTGGTCGAGCGCGGGCTGGTCGAGAGCCGCGCCCGGGCCCAGGCCCTGATCATGGCCGGCAAGGTGTTCCAGGGCGAGGCACGGGTGGAGAAGCCCGGCCAGCCGGTGAAGGACGAGGCGCCGCTGGAGGTACGCGGCCGCGACCATCCCTGGGTCTCGCGCGGCGGGCTGAAGCTCGCCCATGCGCTCGACCGCTTCCGCCTCGACCCGGCCGGGCTGGTCGCGATCGACGTCGGCGCGTCCACCGGCGGCTTCACCGACGTACTGCTGTCGCACGGTGCGGCGCGGGTCTATGCCGTCGATGTCGGCCACGGCCAGCTCGCCTGGAAGCTTCAGTCGGACCCGCGGGTGGCGGTGCTCGACCGCACCAACGCGCGCACGTTGACCGCGGCGCAGGTGCCGGAGCCGGTCGACGCGGTGGTGTGCGACGCCAGCTTCATCGGCCTGAAGACGGTGCTGCCGGCGGCGCTGGCATTGGTCCGGCCCGGCGGCTGGGCGGTGGCGCTGATCAAGCCGCAGTTCGAGGTCGGCCGCGACCGGCTGGGCAAGGGCGGGGTGGTCCGCGATCCCGCGCTGCACCAGGCGGCGTGCGACGACATCCGGGCGTGGTTCGATGGGTTGCCGGGCTGGACGGTGATCGATATCGCCGAGAGCCCGATCACCGGACCGGAGGGCAACCGCGAGTTCCTGATCGCGGCGCGGCGCGGCGATGGCTGACACCGTCGAGGTCGTGGTCGAGCGGCTGGGCGCGCTCGGCGACGGGGTGGCGAGCCATGCCGGTGCGCCGCTGATCGTGCCGTTCGCGCTGCCCGGCGAGCGGGTCGCCGTGCGTCTCGTCGGGCGGCGCGGCGGCGTGGCACTGTCCGAGCTGTGCGCGGCCGTTGCGCCGTCGCCCGACCGCGTGGCGCCACCCTGCCGGCATTTCGCCGCCTGCGGCGGCTGCGCCCTGCAGCACGCGGCTCCCGGACCGATCGCCGACTGGCGGCGGCAGACGATCGTCGAGGCGCTGGCCCGGGCCGGGCTGGAGGCGCCGGTGGCCGCGCCGGTCGGCGCCGGCGGCGGCGGAAGGCGGCGCGCGTCCTGGTCCGCGCTGATGCTGCACGGCGGGCACGTGCTGCTTGGCTACCACCAGCGTCGCGGCAAGCGGCTCGTCGACATCCAGGTCTGCCCGCAGGTCGACCCGGCGCTGTTCGCGCTGGCGCAGCCGCTGCGCGAGGCCCTGCGCGCGGTGCTGTCCGCGCACGAGACTGCCGACGCGACGGCCAGCCGGCTCGACAACGGCATCGACCTGCTGCTGGTCGGTCCGCGGGCGCTGTCGCTCGACGCCCGCATGGCGCTGACCGAGCTCGCCGAGCGTTGCGACCTCGCCCGCGTCGCCTGGCAGCCGCGCGAGCGCGAGCCGGCCGAACCCGTCGCGCTGCGCCGCGTGCCGACGATCGCGATGGGCGGGGTGCCGGTGCAGCCGCCGCCCGGCGCCTTCCTGCAGGCGACCGCCGCTGGCGAGGCGGCGATGGTGGCTTGTGCCACCGCCTGGCTCGACGGCGCCGGGCACGTCGCCGATCTCTATGCCGGCTGCGGCACCTTCGCGTTCCCGCTGGTTCGCGGCGCGACGGTGGTCGCCTACGAGGGATCGCAGGAAATGGCTGCCGCGCTGGATGCCGCCGCCCGTGCCGCCCAGCTTACCGGGCGGCTGACGGTGGCGCGCCGCGACCTGGAGATCCGGCCGCTGCAGCGCGACGAGATGAAGAAGCTGGACGGGCTGCTGCTCGATCCGCCGCGCGCCGGTGCCACCCGGCAGTGCGCCGTGCTGGCCAGCTACGGCCCGGCGCGGGTGGTGATGGCCTCGTGCTATCCGCCCAGCTTCGCCCGCGACGCCCGCACGCTGGTCGACGGCGGCTATCGCCTTGTCGAAGTGCAGCCGGTCGACCAGTTCGGCTGGTCGCACCACGTCGAGCTGATCGCCCGCTTCGAGCGTTGACCACGGCCGGGCTCCCGGCGGATGTTGCCGCCATGGACGCGATTTCACCCCCTGCCGATGCGATCCGGGCCCTGAAGGATGCCGTCGGTGCCAAAGGCTGGCTGGATGCGCCGGCTGAGACCGCGCGCTATCTGACCGACGAGCGCGACCTGTTCCACGGCGCTGCGCCGCTGGTGCTGCGCCCCGATTCGACGGCGGCGGTGGCGCGGGCGGTGGCGCTGTGCGCCGCGCACGGCATCGGCATCGTGCCGCAGGGCGGCAACACCGGCTATGTCGGCGGGGCGACGCCCAGCGCCGACGGCAGCCAGGTGGTGCTGTCGCTGGAGCGGATGAACCGCATCCGCGCGGTCGACCCGCTGGACAACACCATGGTGGTCGAGGCCGGCTGCGTGCTGGTCGCGGTGCAGGCGGCCGCGGCCGAGGTCGACCGGCTGTTCCCGCTCAGCCTCGGCGCCGAGGGCAGCTGCCAGATCGGCGGCAACCTGTCGACCAATGCCGGCGGCACCCAGGTGCTGCGCTACGGCAACACCCGCGACCTCGTGCTCGGCCTGGAGGTGGTGCTGCCCGACGGCCGGGTGTGGAACGGCCTCAACCGGCTGCGCAAGAACAACACCGGCTACGACCTGAAGCAGCTGTTCATCGGTGCCGAGGGCACGCTCGGCATCGTCACCGCGGCGGTGCTGAAGCTGTTCCCGGCGCCGAAGGACCGGTGCGTGTGCTGGCTGGCGGTGCCGTCGCCGCAGGCGGCGCTGGCGCTGCTGGCGCGAATGCGCGCGGCCACCGGCGAGAGCGTGACCAGCTTCGAATACATCCAGCGCGGCTGTATCGACATGGTACTGGCCCATGTCGACGGCACCGCCGACCCGCTGGAGCAGCGCTACGACCACTATGTGCTGTGCGAGCTGACCAGCTCGCGCGCCGAGGCCGGCCTGCGCGACCTGGCCGAGGCCGCGTTCGAGCAGGGCTTCGGCGCCGACGAGATCCTCGACGGCACCATCGCGGCCAGCGATGCCCAGGCGCTGGCGCTGTGGCGGCTGCGCGAGACGATCCCGGAGGCGACGCGCAAGGCCGGTGCCACCATCAAGCACGATGTCTCGGTGGCGATCTCGGCGGTGCCGCGCTTCCTGCAGGAGGCGACGGCGCTGGCCGAGGCTGAGTTGCCGGGCGTGCGCGTCACCCCGTTCGGCCACCTCGGCGACGGCAACATCCACTTCAATCTCAGCCAGCCGGCCGGCGGCGATCTGGCCGCCTTCCTGGCCGAGGCCAAGCGGATCAACGGACTGGTGCACGACCTGGTCCACCGGCTCGGCGGCAGCTTCAGCGCCGAGCACGGCGTCGGCGCGCTGAAGAAGGCCGAGCTGGTGCGCTATCACCCGCCGGAGACGCTGGACCTGCTGCGTGCGGTCAAGGCCGCCATCGACCCGCAGGGGCTGATGAATCCGGGCAAGATGTTGTAGCGGCCGCGCCGCATACCCATGTAAGCGCGACGGTTCCATGCGGCCGCCGCCGGTCGCGGCGCAACGTTGCGCCACCGCCGCCCCTGGGCTAGAACCCAGCCGCCGCAACCGTCCCCAAGCCCAAAAACCGCAGAGGAGTGCGCCGTGGCGTCCTATCAGTACGTCTATGTGATGAAAGGCCTGGGCAAGGCCTACCCGGGCGGCAAGGAGGTGCTGAAGGACATCTGGCTGAGCTTCCTGCCGGGCGCCAAGATCGGCGTGCTCGGCCTGAACGGCGCCGGCAAGTCGACCCTGCTGAAGATCATGGCCGGGCTCGACAAGGGCTTCACCGGCGAGGCCTTCGCCGCCAAGCAGGCCACCGTCGGCTATCTGGCGCAGGAGCCCGAGCTCGACGCGGCCAAGACCGTCGCCGAGAACGTGATGGACGCGCTGGCGCCGCTGAAGGCGCTGGTCGACCGCTTCAACGAGGTCAGCATGCGCTTCGCCGAGGAGCTGACCGACGACGAGATGAACGACCTGATCGCCGAGCAGGCCGAGCTGCAGGAGAAGATCGACGCGGCCGACGCCTGGGACCTGGACCGCAAGGTCGAGATCGCGATGGACGCGCTGCGCTGTCCGCCGGGCGAATCGCCGGTGACCAACCTGTCGGGCGGCGAGCGCCGCCGGGTGGCGCTGTGCCGGCTGCTGCTGGAGAAGCCCGACCTGCTGCTGCTCGACGAGCCGACCAACCACCTCGACGCCGAATCGGTGGCCTGGCTGGAGCGGCACCTGGAGGAATATCCGGGCACCGTGGTGGCGGTGACCCACGACCGCTATTTCCTCGACAACGTCGCCGGCTGGATCCTGGAGCTCGACCGCGGCCGCGGCATCCCCTACGAGGGCAACTACTCCGGCTGGCTGGAGCAGAAGCAGAAGCGGCTGGCCCAGGAGGAGAAGCAGGAGCAGTCGCGCCAGCGGGTGCTGAGCGAGGAACTGGACTGGATCCGCCAGTCGCCGCGTGCCCGCCAGGCCAAGAGCAAGGCGCGCATCACCGCCTATGAATCGCTGCTGGCCCAGGCGCAGGAACAGGCGCCGGAGCGCCAGCAGATCACCATTCCGCCGGGCCCGCGGCTGGGCGAGGTGGTGATCGAGGCCGATCATCTGTCCAAGGCGTTCGGCGACAAGCTGCTGATCGACGATTTGTCGTTCAAGCTGCCGCCGGGCGGCATCGTCGGCGTGATCGGCCCGAACGGCGCCGGCAAGACCACGCTGTTCCGCATGATCACCGGCCAGGACAAGCCGGACGGCGGCGCGATCCGCGTCGGCGACACGGTGAAGATGGCGTTCGTCGACCAGAGCCGCGACAGCCTCAACGCCGACAAGACCGTGTGGGAGGAGATCTCCAACGGCCTCGACGTGATCGAGCTGGGCAAGAAGACGGTGCAGAGCCGGGCCTATGTCGGCGGCTTCAACTTCCGCGGCGCCGACCAGCAGAAGCGGGTCGGCCAGCTGTCGGGCGGCGAACGCAATCGCGTACACCTGGCCAAGATGCTGAAATCCGGCGCCAACCTGCTGCTGCTCGACGAGCCGACCAACGACCTGGACGTCGACACCCTGCGCGCGCTGGAGGAGGCCCTGCTGGCCTATGCCGGCTGCGCGGTGGTGATCAGCCACGACCGCTGGTTCCTCGACCGCATCGCCACCCACATGCTGGCGTTCGAGGGCGACAGCCATGTCGAGTGGTTCGAGGGCAACTTCCAGGACTACGAGGTCGACAAGAAGCGCCGGCTCGGCGCCGAGGCCGACCAGCCGCACCGCATCAAGTACAAGCCGCTGACGCGGTAGCCGCGGCGATAGGCGCGGGCCGGGGTCCCGGTCCGCGCCTGTGACACACCGCCCCGGCGGAATCCGGAACCCGGCTCCCAATCTGTGTGTTGGTGTCGCAACCACGGAAGGGAACGGGAAACATGCTTCACGCCCTCACGGATCTGCAGACCTATGCCCTGCATGCGACCGACGGCGACCTCGGCTCGGTCAAGGACCTCTATTTCGACGACAGCGACTGGTCGGTTCGCTATCTGGTGGCGAACAGCGGATTCTGGTTCTTCGGCCGCGACGTCCTGCTGAATGCCGACGTGATCGGCGCGCCCGATCCCGACAAGGAGATCCTGCCGGTCAGGCTGACGCGCGACGAGATCAAGGACGCGCCGTCGGCGTCGTCGCACGAGACGGTGTCGCAGCGGCACGGGCACGGCGGCCTGCCGCCATTCATCAGCCGCGACACGACGCGGGCGCTGCCGCCCTACCTGCCGCTGCTGTCCATGCCGCGGCTCGGCGACGACGAGCCGCTGTCCAGTTTCGAGGCCGACATCGCCGCGGCGGCGGAGCGCGGCGACCCGCACCTGCGCAGCGGTGCGGCGATCCGCGGCTACGACATCACCGCCAGCGACGGCCACATCGGCACCGTCGACGACGTGATCGTCGGAGTCGAGCCGTGGCGGGTGCGCTATCTGGCGGTCGACACCGCGGGCTGGCTGGGCGAGCGCGTGGTGGTGCTGTCCGTCGACTGGATCCGCGGCATCGATCACCTGGAAAAGACCATCGCGATGCCGCTGACCAGGCAGGCGATCAAGGACAGCCCGACGCTGAACAGCCTGAAGGACCTCGGCCGGCCGTTCGAGCGGCGCCTGCACGACGCGCTCGGCTTCGCCGGCTACTGGTCCTGAGCGGGCGGCCGCGCGGCCGCGCCGGCACGGCTGAGCTGGACCAGCAGGATGCCGGCTGCGACCACGGCGACCCCGAGCACGTCGATCAGGCCGATCGGCTCGGCCAGCAGCAGCCAGGCGACGGCGACGCCGAAG
Coding sequences within it:
- a CDS encoding prolyl oligopeptidase family serine peptidase; translation: MPAGAAISLDIAATVAATAPRAVRLIATPPPRGAIQGMATTRDRVLVQVLDLVKSRIAVAQPDGDGWRLQPLGLPEHGSVAVVGADDHTDTALLNYEDFLTPTTLYLADGAAAPAPIKRLPAHIDAEPYVSEQRIATSADGTEVPYFLLRARDARPDGDVPTILYGYGGFEVSLTPGYVGPDRKAWLERGGAYAIANIRGGGEFGPAWHDAALKANRQRAFDDFYAVAEHLVASGLTRPRRLGIYGGSNGGLLVGAAVTQRPALFGAAVCAVPLLDMLRYHKLLAGASWIGEYGDPDIPEERAFIARYSPYQNVPVDGPMPKLFFWTSTRDDRVHPGHARKMAAKLLEQGRDVLYYENTEGGHSAAADLLQLARRDALSTVFFLRALADRAE
- a CDS encoding MATE family efflux transporter — protein: MPARSPWLVELRATVWLAVPLVLTQLSQIAIQTTDVVMMGWLGKDELAAGALTGHTFYAFFLLGLGVCSAVAPLAAQALGANRRRDVRRYTRQGLYAALIVCLPVWLILAWFGPIARLLGQDPVIVALGQPYMVALLAALPPALGYVVLRCFCAALNRPTPALVAMAVSIPLNGLLNYGLMFGEFGLPDLGLVGAGVSTVITEWLMFGGLLLYVVRDRGFRRYGILVRWWKADMVRLRQVFAVGLPIGGSILMEALMFSAAVYFMGIIGDDAIAAHQIAIQCAAISFMVPLGVAQAAVIRVGHAAGRHDRAGLRRAGFVAYGVACGFMAAMAILFLAIPEILAGAYLDRADPANADVIALAVGFFAIAALFQVFDGAQVIGQHVLRGLKDTRVPMVVAGIGYWLVGMPASALLAFGLGLEGTGVWLGLAAGLSVVAAILLHRFNRETQPDRVGRWFARVDHG
- a CDS encoding TlyA family RNA methyltransferase, which encodes MTAARRRRADVALVERGLVESRARAQALIMAGKVFQGEARVEKPGQPVKDEAPLEVRGRDHPWVSRGGLKLAHALDRFRLDPAGLVAIDVGASTGGFTDVLLSHGAARVYAVDVGHGQLAWKLQSDPRVAVLDRTNARTLTAAQVPEPVDAVVCDASFIGLKTVLPAALALVRPGGWAVALIKPQFEVGRDRLGKGGVVRDPALHQAACDDIRAWFDGLPGWTVIDIAESPITGPEGNREFLIAARRGDG
- a CDS encoding class I SAM-dependent RNA methyltransferase, translating into MADTVEVVVERLGALGDGVASHAGAPLIVPFALPGERVAVRLVGRRGGVALSELCAAVAPSPDRVAPPCRHFAACGGCALQHAAPGPIADWRRQTIVEALARAGLEAPVAAPVGAGGGGRRRASWSALMLHGGHVLLGYHQRRGKRLVDIQVCPQVDPALFALAQPLREALRAVLSAHETADATASRLDNGIDLLLVGPRALSLDARMALTELAERCDLARVAWQPREREPAEPVALRRVPTIAMGGVPVQPPPGAFLQATAAGEAAMVACATAWLDGAGHVADLYAGCGTFAFPLVRGATVVAYEGSQEMAAALDAAARAAQLTGRLTVARRDLEIRPLQRDEMKKLDGLLLDPPRAGATRQCAVLASYGPARVVMASCYPPSFARDARTLVDGGYRLVEVQPVDQFGWSHHVELIARFER
- a CDS encoding FAD-binding oxidoreductase; translated protein: MDAISPPADAIRALKDAVGAKGWLDAPAETARYLTDERDLFHGAAPLVLRPDSTAAVARAVALCAAHGIGIVPQGGNTGYVGGATPSADGSQVVLSLERMNRIRAVDPLDNTMVVEAGCVLVAVQAAAAEVDRLFPLSLGAEGSCQIGGNLSTNAGGTQVLRYGNTRDLVLGLEVVLPDGRVWNGLNRLRKNNTGYDLKQLFIGAEGTLGIVTAAVLKLFPAPKDRCVCWLAVPSPQAALALLARMRAATGESVTSFEYIQRGCIDMVLAHVDGTADPLEQRYDHYVLCELTSSRAEAGLRDLAEAAFEQGFGADEILDGTIAASDAQALALWRLRETIPEATRKAGATIKHDVSVAISAVPRFLQEATALAEAELPGVRVTPFGHLGDGNIHFNLSQPAGGDLAAFLAEAKRINGLVHDLVHRLGGSFSAEHGVGALKKAELVRYHPPETLDLLRAVKAAIDPQGLMNPGKML
- the ettA gene encoding energy-dependent translational throttle protein EttA; translation: MASYQYVYVMKGLGKAYPGGKEVLKDIWLSFLPGAKIGVLGLNGAGKSTLLKIMAGLDKGFTGEAFAAKQATVGYLAQEPELDAAKTVAENVMDALAPLKALVDRFNEVSMRFAEELTDDEMNDLIAEQAELQEKIDAADAWDLDRKVEIAMDALRCPPGESPVTNLSGGERRRVALCRLLLEKPDLLLLDEPTNHLDAESVAWLERHLEEYPGTVVAVTHDRYFLDNVAGWILELDRGRGIPYEGNYSGWLEQKQKRLAQEEKQEQSRQRVLSEELDWIRQSPRARQAKSKARITAYESLLAQAQEQAPERQQITIPPGPRLGEVVIEADHLSKAFGDKLLIDDLSFKLPPGGIVGVIGPNGAGKTTLFRMITGQDKPDGGAIRVGDTVKMAFVDQSRDSLNADKTVWEEISNGLDVIELGKKTVQSRAYVGGFNFRGADQQKRVGQLSGGERNRVHLAKMLKSGANLLLLDEPTNDLDVDTLRALEEALLAYAGCAVVISHDRWFLDRIATHMLAFEGDSHVEWFEGNFQDYEVDKKRRLGAEADQPHRIKYKPLTR
- a CDS encoding PRC-barrel domain-containing protein; the encoded protein is MLHALTDLQTYALHATDGDLGSVKDLYFDDSDWSVRYLVANSGFWFFGRDVLLNADVIGAPDPDKEILPVRLTRDEIKDAPSASSHETVSQRHGHGGLPPFISRDTTRALPPYLPLLSMPRLGDDEPLSSFEADIAAAAERGDPHLRSGAAIRGYDITASDGHIGTVDDVIVGVEPWRVRYLAVDTAGWLGERVVVLSVDWIRGIDHLEKTIAMPLTRQAIKDSPTLNSLKDLGRPFERRLHDALGFAGYWS